Proteins from one Bacteroides zhangwenhongii genomic window:
- a CDS encoding L,D-transpeptidase family protein — protein sequence MKSSRLFWGVIVCIICLAACKKEKPLSPIPDSLSNLQELFNPAYRISADSIRQIIRVYLKDNKQATAWDSALVSHYQKEGDFLWLNDSLVSDKPTVQAADSMLYWLENISRHGINPNLYSADSIRSGLQQIRTLQLQDGKTMNSLLADLEYQLTTAYLSYVCRLKFGFLPPERRWNDSIDRIPLKRCDMKFALSALDSLRANPTAAFHWAQPSSRLYKKMQEELVRVNDWGKTDTTDYYRDRLLLNLERERWQYALDKGKKYVVANVAAFMLQAVNEEADSILEMRICVGSVKNKTPLLSSRIYYMELNPYWNVPQSIIRKEIIPTYRRDTTYFTRNRMKVYDKNGIQVDPHSIKWARYAGKGVPYTVKQDNKTGNSLGRIIFRFPNPYSVYLHDTPSRWAFTRKNRAVSHGCVRLQKALDFAFFLLEEPDELLEDRIRIAMDLKPISEEGKKLPISAAYRELKHYSLEKYVPLFIDYQTVYLSADNNLMYCDDIYKYDPSLLKAMTALDLKP from the coding sequence ATGAAAAGTAGTCGGTTGTTTTGGGGAGTAATAGTATGTATAATTTGCTTGGCTGCTTGTAAAAAGGAGAAACCTTTGTCTCCGATACCGGATTCTCTGTCTAATCTTCAGGAACTGTTTAATCCAGCCTATCGGATCAGTGCGGATAGTATTCGGCAGATTATTCGTGTCTATTTGAAAGACAATAAACAGGCTACTGCCTGGGATTCCGCGTTAGTCTCTCATTATCAGAAGGAAGGTGATTTCTTATGGTTGAATGATTCATTAGTCTCCGATAAGCCGACCGTGCAGGCGGCGGACTCAATGTTGTATTGGCTGGAGAATATCTCGCGGCATGGGATTAATCCGAATCTTTATTCTGCGGATAGTATCCGTAGCGGGCTGCAGCAGATACGTACATTGCAATTGCAGGATGGAAAAACGATGAATAGTCTGTTGGCGGATTTGGAATATCAGTTAACGACTGCCTACCTTTCGTATGTGTGCCGGTTAAAGTTTGGTTTTCTACCTCCGGAGCGCAGATGGAATGATTCGATAGACCGTATTCCTCTGAAGCGTTGTGATATGAAATTTGCATTGTCGGCTCTTGATTCTTTGCGTGCCAATCCCACTGCCGCCTTTCATTGGGCGCAACCCTCTTCCCGTCTTTATAAGAAAATGCAGGAGGAATTGGTGCGCGTGAATGATTGGGGAAAGACGGATACTACGGATTATTACCGGGATCGTTTATTGCTGAATCTGGAACGGGAGCGTTGGCAGTATGCTCTGGATAAAGGGAAGAAATATGTGGTGGCAAATGTGGCGGCATTCATGCTGCAAGCCGTCAACGAGGAAGCAGACTCTATTCTGGAAATGCGCATTTGTGTGGGAAGCGTGAAGAATAAAACACCTTTGTTGTCCAGCAGAATCTACTATATGGAGCTGAATCCGTATTGGAATGTTCCTCAAAGTATTATCCGGAAAGAGATTATTCCTACTTATCGCAGGGATACAACTTACTTTACCCGTAACCGCATGAAGGTGTATGATAAGAATGGTATACAAGTCGATCCTCATAGTATCAAATGGGCGAGGTATGCGGGCAAGGGAGTACCTTATACTGTGAAACAGGATAATAAGACGGGAAATTCGTTGGGGCGTATCATTTTCCGTTTCCCAAATCCTTATTCCGTTTATTTGCACGATACTCCTTCCCGTTGGGCTTTCACGCGAAAGAATCGGGCGGTGAGCCATGGTTGTGTACGTCTTCAGAAAGCACTCGATTTTGCTTTCTTCTTATTAGAAGAACCGGATGAATTACTGGAAGACCGCATCCGCATTGCAATGGACCTCAAGCCGATAAGCGAGGAAGGAAAGAAGCTTCCTATCAGTGCGGCCTACCGTGAATTGAAACATTATAGTTTGGAGAAATATGTGCCTTTGTTTATAGATTATCAGACTGTTTATCTGTCTGCCGATAATAATTTGATGTATTGTGATGACATTTATAAGTATGATCCGTCTTTACTAAAGGCAATGACCGCTCTGGATTTGAAACCATAA
- the mazG gene encoding nucleoside triphosphate pyrophosphohydrolase, whose translation MSHTRQEQMEAFGRFLDILDELRVKCPWDRKQTNESLRPNTIEETYELCDALMRDDKKEICKELGDVLLHVAFYAKIGSETGDFDIKDVCDKLCDKLIFRHPHVFGEVKAETAGQVSENWEQLKLKEKDGNKSVLSGVPAALPSLIKAYRIQDKARNVGFDWEEREQVWDKVKEEIGEFQEEVVNMDKEKAEAEFGDVMFSLINAARLYKINPDNALELTNQKFIRRFNYLEEHTIKEGKNLKDMTLEEMDAIWNEAKKKGL comes from the coding sequence ATGTCACATACCAGACAAGAACAGATGGAAGCCTTCGGACGCTTCCTGGACATTCTCGACGAACTGCGTGTTAAATGTCCCTGGGACCGTAAACAGACGAATGAAAGTCTGCGTCCCAACACCATAGAAGAGACTTACGAACTTTGCGATGCCCTGATGAGGGATGACAAGAAAGAAATCTGCAAAGAATTGGGAGACGTATTATTGCACGTCGCTTTCTATGCCAAGATAGGCTCGGAAACAGGAGATTTTGACATCAAAGATGTTTGCGACAAACTGTGCGATAAGCTGATTTTCCGCCATCCGCATGTGTTCGGAGAGGTGAAAGCAGAGACAGCCGGACAAGTTTCCGAGAACTGGGAACAATTGAAACTCAAAGAGAAAGATGGAAACAAGAGTGTATTAAGCGGTGTGCCCGCTGCCCTACCCTCGCTTATCAAGGCTTACCGTATTCAGGACAAGGCCCGCAATGTAGGTTTCGACTGGGAAGAACGGGAACAGGTTTGGGATAAAGTGAAAGAAGAAATAGGTGAGTTTCAGGAGGAAGTGGTCAACATGGATAAAGAGAAGGCAGAAGCTGAATTCGGCGACGTGATGTTCAGCCTCATCAATGCGGCACGCCTTTATAAAATCAATCCCGATAATGCACTGGAACTTACCAACCAGAAGTTTATCCGCCGCTTCAACTATCTGGAAGAGCACACCATCAAAGAAGGCAAGAATCTGAAAGACATGACCCTGGAAGAGATGGATGCCATTTGGAACGAAGCCAAGAAAAAAGGATTATAG
- a CDS encoding WYL domain-containing protein gives MEQTDLSFEYPQTFNPEVYFDNSFGVIVDEEYDVEKIRIKIYGNQCKYFRSLPLHHSQKESETHNDYSIFDYILRPTYDFCQAILSHGDFVEVLEPQWFRTQIGTMIQRMHQLYQ, from the coding sequence ATGGAACAAACAGACTTATCGTTCGAGTATCCTCAAACTTTTAACCCTGAAGTCTACTTCGATAACAGTTTCGGGGTTATTGTTGATGAAGAATATGACGTAGAAAAAATCAGAATAAAAATCTACGGGAATCAATGTAAATACTTTCGTTCTCTTCCCCTACATCACTCTCAAAAAGAGAGCGAAACGCATAACGATTATTCCATTTTTGATTATATATTGCGCCCTACTTATGATTTCTGTCAGGCTATCCTATCGCACGGAGATTTTGTAGAAGTCCTGGAGCCTCAATGGTTCAGAACTCAAATCGGGACAATGATTCAAAGAATGCATCAACTATATCAATGA
- a CDS encoding DUF3810 domain-containing protein produces MKKRKRTIRYIILGSLLLLVWLTQMLPFMGEIYARTIYPVISYCLSFFSRWIPFALGDLFIFLSIIGVIAYPFYARLHKKLRWKKLLLNDGEYLLWIYVWFYLAWGLNYSQKNFYQRTEIPYTEYNKENFQTFVNEYIDLLNHSYTPVTSINEKLVREESIRLYHQLSDSLGVHRPPHNYLKAKTMLFTPFISMVGVTGSMGPFFCEFTLNGDLLPVNYPATYAHELAHLLGITSEAEANFYAYQICTRSQAMGIRFSGYFSVLGHVLGNAYRLLPEEEYTQLLERIRPEIIELAKENQAYWAAKYSPVVGAVQDWIYDLYLKGNKIESGRKNYSEVVGLLISYREWKKK; encoded by the coding sequence ATGAAAAAAAGAAAGCGGACGATTCGATATATCATTTTAGGCAGTTTGCTGTTGTTGGTATGGCTCACTCAGATGTTGCCGTTTATGGGAGAAATATATGCACGCACGATTTACCCTGTCATATCTTACTGCCTGTCATTTTTCTCCCGATGGATTCCGTTCGCGCTAGGAGATTTATTTATCTTTCTCAGTATCATAGGGGTTATAGCCTATCCTTTCTACGCTCGTCTTCATAAAAAGTTACGTTGGAAGAAGCTCCTTCTGAATGACGGTGAATATCTTCTGTGGATTTATGTCTGGTTTTACCTCGCTTGGGGGCTTAACTATTCTCAGAAGAATTTCTATCAACGGACGGAAATTCCTTATACAGAATACAATAAAGAGAATTTCCAAACGTTTGTCAATGAATATATCGACTTATTGAACCATTCATATACCCCCGTAACCAGTATCAATGAGAAGCTGGTACGTGAAGAAAGCATACGGTTATATCATCAACTGAGTGACAGTCTGGGCGTACACCGTCCTCCACATAATTATCTCAAAGCGAAAACAATGCTGTTCACTCCGTTTATCTCAATGGTAGGGGTAACGGGTAGCATGGGACCTTTCTTTTGTGAGTTTACGCTGAATGGAGATTTACTTCCTGTCAATTATCCTGCCACTTATGCGCATGAACTTGCCCATTTATTGGGTATCACCAGCGAAGCGGAAGCTAATTTTTATGCCTATCAGATATGTACCCGTTCCCAAGCGATGGGTATTCGTTTTTCCGGTTATTTCTCTGTGCTCGGTCATGTATTGGGAAATGCATACAGGTTATTGCCGGAAGAAGAATACACTCAACTGCTTGAACGTATCCGACCTGAAATAATTGAATTGGCAAAAGAGAATCAAGCGTATTGGGCGGCCAAATATAGTCCGGTAGTCGGTGCTGTTCAGGATTGGATATACGACCTCTATCTGAAAGGTAACAAGATAGAAAGTGGTAGGAAAAATTATTCGGAGGTGGTAGGACTACTGATTTCGTATAGGGAGTGGAAAAAGAAATAA
- a CDS encoding ATP-binding protein — MDRLYESFNKLLKATSTDFIRYKYAEINWGSHMLGLVGPRGIGKTTMFLQHIKQNMNPKNTLYVSADNMYFADNSLIDLTDKFSKQGGKHLFIDEIHKYPNWSRELKQIFDSYPDMQVLFTGSSILDIYKGTADLSRRAPIYEMQGLSFREYLSMFHQIHVPAYSLEEILEHKVEIPGIAHPLPLFAEYIRHGYYPFSKDTTFEIELNQVINQTMENDIPQYANMNVSTGRKLKQLLMIIAKSVPFKPVMQKLADIIGVSRNYLSDYLLYIEKAGMIAQVRDDTGGIRGLGKVEKIYLDNTNLIYALGRENSNIGNMRETFFYNQMRVKQDVISSKISDFQIGERTFEIGGKNKGQQQIAKAQEGYIVKDDIETGYGNIIPLWNFGMNY, encoded by the coding sequence ATGGACAGATTATACGAAAGCTTCAATAAACTCCTTAAAGCTACAAGTACCGATTTTATCCGATACAAGTATGCAGAAATAAATTGGGGCAGCCATATGCTCGGACTTGTCGGACCACGCGGAATAGGTAAAACCACCATGTTCCTACAACATATCAAGCAGAACATGAATCCGAAAAATACATTATATGTTTCAGCAGACAATATGTATTTTGCCGATAATTCCCTGATTGACCTAACGGACAAATTCAGCAAACAAGGCGGCAAACATTTATTCATTGATGAAATACACAAATATCCTAATTGGTCTCGTGAATTAAAGCAGATATTCGATTCTTATCCGGATATGCAAGTTCTTTTTACAGGTTCCTCTATTCTGGATATTTATAAAGGAACGGCAGATTTGAGCAGACGTGCACCAATCTATGAAATGCAAGGACTGTCTTTCAGAGAATATTTAAGTATGTTCCATCAAATTCATGTACCAGCCTACTCATTAGAAGAAATACTGGAGCATAAAGTTGAAATTCCGGGAATAGCACATCCACTTCCGCTATTCGCTGAATATATACGACACGGCTATTACCCGTTTAGCAAAGATACCACTTTTGAAATTGAGTTAAACCAAGTAATCAACCAAACTATGGAGAATGACATTCCTCAATACGCTAATATGAATGTCTCGACAGGGCGAAAACTCAAACAATTGTTGATGATTATTGCCAAAAGCGTCCCATTTAAACCTGTCATGCAGAAACTCGCTGACATCATCGGAGTAAGTCGTAATTATTTAAGCGATTACTTACTTTATATTGAGAAAGCGGGAATGATAGCTCAGGTTAGGGATGATACAGGTGGAATCAGAGGGTTAGGAAAAGTAGAAAAAATATATCTTGATAATACTAATCTCATTTATGCGTTAGGAAGAGAGAATTCCAATATTGGCAATATGCGTGAAACATTCTTTTATAACCAGATGCGAGTGAAACAGGATGTTATATCTTCCAAGATTTCTGATTTTCAAATTGGAGAAAGAACATTCGAAATAGGAGGAAAAAACAAAGGACAGCAACAGATTGCTAAAGCACAAGAAGGATATATTGTGAAAGACGATATTGAAACCGGTTATGGGAATATTATTCCGCTTTGGAACTTCGGGATGAATTATTAG
- a CDS encoding PD-(D/E)XK nuclease family protein, translating into MEKVSLLMKDSSEGDSQKETMIDFILSWTLRRSMQQYSKEKPILYQYCRKILGKLINIAMTDDVQVISVETWKQWKYIDLWANIHITYNGKEELHTVLIENKAYTSTHHNQLARYKAIFDQVCEEYMPDAKRHYILITALDEMPSMLTSECKENGYTPFCLGDLNDYEQQDSESDLFNEFWLRYW; encoded by the coding sequence ATGGAAAAAGTATCATTACTAATGAAAGATTCCTCCGAAGGAGATTCTCAAAAAGAAACCATGATAGACTTTATTCTTTCATGGACATTACGTAGATCTATGCAACAATACAGTAAAGAGAAACCTATCCTTTACCAATATTGCAGAAAGATTCTTGGCAAACTGATTAACATCGCAATGACAGACGACGTGCAAGTGATCTCCGTTGAAACTTGGAAACAATGGAAATATATTGATCTTTGGGCCAATATACATATAACGTACAATGGGAAAGAAGAACTTCATACCGTTTTGATTGAAAACAAAGCATATACATCGACTCACCATAATCAGTTAGCACGATACAAGGCTATTTTCGACCAAGTATGTGAAGAGTATATGCCTGATGCCAAAAGACATTATATACTAATCACCGCCTTGGATGAAATGCCGTCTATGCTGACAAGCGAATGTAAAGAGAACGGATATACTCCATTCTGCCTGGGAGATTTAAATGATTATGAACAGCAAGATTCGGAAAGCGATTTGTTTAACGAGTTTTGGTTAAGATACTGGTAA
- a CDS encoding DUF805 domain-containing protein, which translates to MEKDIKKCPYCGEAILAVAKKCKYCGEWLEEKQKEKDKSLQTKDNKEVKRTSFLSHYFTNVILKQYADFSGTATRKQYWLYILFYSAILSVTSCADLLLGIDFKLYDESLGYGWLFTFASLALFVPSLAISVRRLHDIGKSGWWYLIVLVPIVGIFWLLVLLCKKGNAVNRHIPLTFTDKIVLSVSAIIVAILVILVCLQPAEKFQASQPQNSNWYLDEDTAGVDTLDNVNYSENRQNINNGNDENFKKQIIHDYACYYAIYTFCYNMKQAITNGYRGIGLEVVGGDEVVNDDLLLISNEDYQWLLQQFEFSNFSRLLRAYANGNRKYRGDLFESDLGNIAIDCLNKHEVVLNSQWFEIFDGYLPYNELQLNEFHKLGSKKFQVTFVDFNISPNFVFNFDYNDGLTITVN; encoded by the coding sequence ATGGAAAAAGATATAAAAAAATGCCCTTATTGCGGGGAAGCGATCTTGGCTGTAGCTAAGAAGTGTAAATACTGTGGTGAATGGCTAGAAGAAAAGCAAAAAGAGAAGGATAAATCATTGCAAACAAAGGATAACAAGGAGGTGAAAAGAACTTCATTCTTATCTCACTATTTTACCAACGTTATTCTGAAACAGTATGCTGATTTTAGTGGTACAGCAACAAGAAAACAGTATTGGCTATATATACTTTTTTATTCGGCCATACTCAGCGTTACTTCATGTGCCGACCTGTTATTAGGAATAGATTTTAAACTATACGATGAGAGTCTTGGCTACGGCTGGCTGTTCACTTTTGCGTCATTGGCTCTTTTTGTTCCTTCATTAGCAATAAGTGTACGCCGCTTGCATGATATCGGAAAAAGTGGATGGTGGTATCTAATCGTTCTTGTTCCCATAGTAGGCATATTTTGGCTACTCGTTTTGCTATGCAAGAAAGGGAATGCGGTCAATCGGCATATTCCTTTAACCTTTACAGATAAAATAGTACTCAGCGTATCTGCAATCATTGTAGCAATTCTGGTTATACTGGTCTGTTTACAACCTGCTGAAAAATTTCAGGCATCCCAACCTCAAAACAGCAATTGGTATCTTGATGAAGACACTGCCGGAGTAGACACGTTAGACAACGTAAACTATTCCGAGAACAGACAGAATATAAATAACGGAAACGATGAAAATTTCAAAAAACAGATTATACACGACTATGCTTGCTATTATGCTATCTATACTTTCTGTTACAACATGAAACAAGCCATAACCAATGGATACAGAGGTATTGGTCTCGAAGTAGTTGGTGGCGATGAAGTAGTAAATGACGATTTGCTTTTGATATCCAATGAAGATTATCAATGGTTGTTGCAACAATTCGAATTTTCAAACTTTTCCCGTCTATTAAGAGCTTACGCAAATGGCAACAGAAAATACAGAGGTGACTTATTTGAAAGCGATCTTGGAAACATAGCAATCGATTGCCTAAACAAACATGAAGTTGTTCTGAATAGCCAATGGTTTGAAATATTCGATGGTTATCTGCCCTATAATGAATTACAGCTTAATGAATTCCATAAGTTGGGAAGTAAGAAGTTTCAAGTAACATTTGTAGACTTCAATATCAGCCCTAATTTTGTGTTCAATTTCGATTATAACGATGGACTTACTATCACCGTAAACTAA
- a CDS encoding ribonuclease Z yields MEKFELHILGCGSALPTTRHFATSQVVNLREKLFMIDCGEGAQMQLRRSRLKFSRLNHIFISHLHGDHCFGLLGLISTFGLLGRTADLHIHSPKGLEELFAPMLAFFCKTLTYKVFFHEFETKEPTKIYDDRSVTVTTIPLKHRIPCCGFLFEEKQRPNHIIREMVDFYKVPVYELNRIKNGADFVTPEGEVIPNQRLTRPSAPARKYAYCSDTIYRPSIVEQISNVDLLFHEATFAQTEQARAKETYHTTAAQAAQIALDANVKQLVIGHFSARYEDESVLLNEASAIFPQTILAKENLCIDVDGGTVYEK; encoded by the coding sequence ATGGAAAAGTTTGAGTTACATATATTAGGGTGCGGTTCCGCTTTGCCCACTACACGACATTTTGCGACTTCACAAGTCGTCAATTTGCGTGAAAAATTATTTATGATTGATTGTGGGGAAGGGGCTCAGATGCAATTACGGCGTTCCCGGCTTAAATTTTCCCGTTTGAATCACATCTTTATCTCTCATCTGCACGGTGATCATTGCTTTGGACTCTTGGGGCTAATCTCTACATTCGGATTATTGGGGAGGACGGCCGATTTACATATTCATTCTCCTAAGGGGCTGGAAGAATTATTCGCGCCGATGCTAGCTTTTTTTTGTAAGACACTGACCTATAAAGTGTTTTTTCACGAATTTGAGACGAAAGAACCGACAAAGATTTATGATGACCGTTCGGTGACTGTAACTACGATTCCTCTTAAACATCGAATTCCCTGTTGCGGATTCCTATTTGAGGAGAAGCAACGTCCGAATCATATCATCAGGGAAATGGTGGATTTTTATAAAGTCCCGGTTTACGAACTGAACCGTATTAAGAACGGAGCGGATTTTGTTACTCCCGAAGGAGAAGTTATTCCCAATCAGCGTTTGACCCGTCCTTCGGCCCCGGCACGCAAATACGCTTATTGCTCTGATACAATTTATCGTCCGTCCATTGTGGAACAAATCAGCAATGTAGATTTGCTGTTCCATGAAGCTACTTTTGCACAAACGGAACAGGCACGAGCGAAAGAAACTTATCATACGACGGCTGCACAAGCTGCGCAAATTGCTTTGGATGCGAATGTAAAACAATTGGTTATCGGACATTTCTCTGCCCGATATGAAGATGAATCGGTTTTACTTAATGAAGCGTCCGCCATTTTTCCGCAGACAATTTTAGCGAAAGAAAATCTATGTATTGACGTTGACGGAGGAACTGTATATGAAAAGTAG
- a CDS encoding DUF6377 domain-containing protein, with amino-acid sequence MTNPFIYRKLSVLFLLFIAFGNVYSKNKEMEQLFSRLDSVLTNSEKYVLEKEDKIEELRKKQSMPLKPEEKLWLNKMLYDEYFVYNADSAMVYVNNNIEIAGVLGRKDKEQEWLLHKVFLLTAQGLLNEAEKELLNVDIASLSKENMYQYYDTKIYLYSHLVQFIGNRLELTNSYYNLEKEFKHEAKKYITSDHPSYYSFCASLHREYPRSAEGDSIKLKLKDIVDKSSLSTRVDAINSYMLAIMFYNEGDEDNYVKYLIYSAIADIKICNRDIASLEELSNILYLREDIDRGYTYISYCFKAALLYPNRVRVINISTVMDKLQQAYRERNKIQESKLRKSLYTTSILSIVLLISILLIYFQFRKLSRSRKKLNESNRLLNSHVRELSEAQRMLGEVNGELSEVNEKLKVINNQLLESNYVKEEYIGYVFSICSNYITKLEEYRKNISRKLKAGQIDDIQSLTSNITMVQSELKEFYHSFDAIFLHVYPDFVKDFNSLLRPEEKIMLKEGELLNTELRIYALVRLGINDSIKIAEFLHCSPQTVYNNRLKTRNKAIIPKEEFTETVRSLGKMQK; translated from the coding sequence ATGACGAATCCCTTTATATACAGAAAATTATCAGTATTGTTCCTACTGTTTATTGCTTTCGGGAATGTTTATTCCAAGAATAAAGAAATGGAACAATTGTTTTCCAGATTGGATTCCGTATTGACAAACAGTGAAAAGTACGTTTTAGAGAAAGAAGATAAAATAGAAGAACTGCGTAAGAAACAGTCTATGCCTCTAAAACCGGAAGAAAAACTATGGCTTAACAAAATGCTGTATGATGAATATTTTGTCTATAATGCGGACTCGGCTATGGTTTATGTAAACAATAATATAGAGATAGCCGGCGTATTAGGCCGAAAGGACAAAGAACAGGAGTGGCTACTGCATAAAGTTTTCCTTCTTACAGCCCAGGGGCTACTGAATGAGGCTGAGAAAGAATTATTGAATGTAGATATAGCTTCATTAAGTAAAGAAAATATGTATCAGTATTATGATACAAAAATCTATCTATACTCCCATTTGGTGCAATTCATCGGTAACCGCCTGGAACTGACAAATTCTTATTACAATCTTGAGAAGGAATTCAAGCACGAAGCCAAGAAATACATAACTTCTGATCATCCTTCATATTATAGTTTTTGCGCGTCACTACATAGAGAATATCCCCGTTCTGCAGAGGGAGACAGTATAAAATTAAAATTAAAAGATATAGTAGACAAGTCATCATTGTCCACGCGGGTGGATGCCATCAATTCTTATATGCTTGCTATCATGTTTTACAATGAAGGTGATGAAGATAATTACGTAAAATACCTTATTTATTCTGCCATAGCCGATATTAAAATCTGCAACCGCGATATAGCTTCATTGGAGGAACTTTCCAATATCCTCTATTTGCGTGAAGACATAGACAGAGGCTACACTTACATCAGTTATTGCTTTAAAGCCGCATTGCTGTATCCCAACAGGGTGCGCGTAATAAACATATCGACCGTTATGGATAAACTACAGCAGGCCTATCGTGAAAGGAACAAAATACAGGAAAGCAAATTGCGTAAATCACTCTACACCACAAGTATATTATCCATTGTATTACTCATCTCCATCCTACTCATTTATTTCCAATTCAGAAAACTGTCCCGTTCACGTAAAAAACTGAACGAAAGTAACCGACTGCTTAATTCACACGTCAGAGAACTTTCTGAGGCCCAACGAATGCTGGGTGAAGTGAACGGAGAACTTAGCGAAGTAAATGAAAAGCTAAAAGTGATCAATAACCAATTACTAGAGTCCAATTATGTGAAAGAAGAATACATCGGATATGTATTCTCAATATGCTCCAATTATATAACCAAACTTGAGGAATACAGGAAGAATATCAGCAGAAAACTTAAAGCCGGTCAAATAGACGATATCCAATCATTAACTTCCAACATTACGATGGTACAAAGTGAGTTGAAGGAGTTCTATCATAGTTTCGACGCCATTTTCCTACACGTATATCCCGATTTTGTAAAAGACTTCAATTCTCTCCTGCGTCCCGAAGAAAAGATAATGCTTAAAGAAGGCGAACTCCTGAACACGGAGTTGAGGATATATGCGCTTGTCAGACTCGGAATAAACGACAGTATAAAGATTGCAGAATTTCTTCATTGCTCTCCGCAGACGGTTTACAATAATCGTTTAAAAACCAGAAACAAGGCAATAATTCCTAAGGAAGAATTCACCGAGACGGTACGTTCATTGGGTAAAATGCAAAAATAG
- a CDS encoding RNA polymerase sigma factor — protein sequence MTPYNEREVLKLLQEESTQRQGFEMIVAQYSEQLYWQIRRLVLSHEDANDLLQNTFIKAWTNIDYFRAEAKLSTWLYRIALNECLTFLNRQRAVTTLAIDDPEAAVVQKLESDPYFSGDEAQLCLQKALMTLPEKQRMVFNLKYYQEMKYEEMSEIFGTSVGALKASYHHAVKKIEKFLEDID from the coding sequence ATGACCCCTTATAACGAGCGCGAAGTTCTGAAGCTCCTCCAGGAGGAGAGTACGCAGCGACAAGGATTTGAAATGATTGTGGCGCAGTATAGCGAACAATTGTATTGGCAGATCCGTCGGCTGGTGCTGTCGCATGAGGATGCGAACGATCTCCTGCAAAATACTTTTATCAAGGCATGGACGAATATTGATTATTTCCGTGCTGAGGCGAAGTTGTCTACCTGGCTCTATCGTATTGCGTTGAATGAATGCCTCACTTTCCTGAATAGGCAACGTGCCGTCACTACCTTGGCCATTGATGATCCGGAAGCGGCGGTTGTGCAGAAACTGGAAAGCGACCCATACTTTTCGGGTGATGAGGCGCAGTTGTGTTTGCAAAAGGCATTAATGACTTTACCGGAGAAACAGCGCATGGTGTTCAATCTGAAATACTATCAAGAAATGAAATATGAAGAAATGTCTGAAATCTTCGGTACCTCAGTCGGTGCTTTGAAAGCATCTTATCATCATGCAGTGAAGAAAATAGAGAAGTTTTTAGAAGACATTGATTAA